A single genomic interval of Salinarchaeum sp. IM2453 harbors:
- a CDS encoding NUDIX hydrolase produces MNREEAAWKTIKEKSAYQCPGFEIINKVIELPNGTQTDFDYLSEPPAVVILPFIDEEKVITIKEWREPVQRVNWGIPVGTMEPDEAPDVAAKRELQEETGYEAESMEHMITLEPVNGVADTVHHYFIAHNCAPTAQQKLDEDEQIEVDIVNVDKVATAALTGKLRDGRAVTAMYRYLLKDKVN; encoded by the coding sequence ATGAATAGAGAGGAAGCTGCATGGAAGACAATTAAAGAAAAGAGTGCATACCAATGTCCAGGGTTTGAAATAATCAATAAAGTCATCGAGCTCCCGAACGGGACACAAACAGACTTTGATTATCTTTCCGAACCACCTGCGGTTGTTATTCTTCCGTTTATCGATGAAGAAAAAGTGATTACGATTAAGGAGTGGCGAGAACCAGTACAGCGTGTTAACTGGGGCATACCAGTTGGAACAATGGAGCCAGACGAAGCACCGGATGTTGCTGCAAAGCGGGAACTACAAGAAGAAACAGGATATGAAGCAGAATCAATGGAGCACATGATTACACTTGAGCCAGTAAATGGGGTTGCAGATACTGTACACCACTATTTCATCGCTCACAATTGTGCTCCGACAGCACAGCAGAAACTCGATGAAGATGAACAGATTGAGGTTGATATTGTTAATGTTGATAAAGTTGCCACTGCTGCATTGACTGGGAAATTGAGGGATGGACGAGCAGTAACAGCCATGTATCGATACCTACTCAAAGACAAAGTGAACTAG